The Microcystis aeruginosa NIES-843 sequence GCTTCCGTGAAGTAAACATGAGTGTTGGGTGTTGGGTGTTGGGTGTTGGGTTTTAGGGTTTTAGGGTTTTGAGGGATTAGTTAAAATTTCCCCATTTCCCCATTTCCCCATCCCCCTATTTCCCTATCCCCCTATTTCCCTATCCCCCTATTTCCCTATCCCCCCATTTCCCCATTTTCCTATCCCCAATCTCTGATTTATACCCAAAAGCAACTAACTCAAATTCCGTCCGAATTACCTCGACTCTGGCAAAATTTGCTTCTTGTAATTTCCGGTTGAGATTTTGAGAGGTAAAACCAGTTTTATGAGCCATATAGGGCATCCCGGGAACTTCTGTTCCCATGCCGTAAAACATCCACAAAGCGCGCACGGGACCTCCGGGAGAAATATATAAAGGTTCATTTTCCATATCGCCTCTAGCGACAAATTCGGCGGCAGTTTGCATATCGGGAACCACGATCATCAAAAAGCCTTCGGGTTTAAGAATGCGTTTAAATTCCTCTAGGGCGATGGGAACTTCGTAATGATAAATATGTTCTAGATTATGACTAGAAAAAACCGCATCGACGGAGTTATCGGGAACGGCACTTAAATCGGTAATAGTTCCTAAAATATCAGGGTTAACAGCAGTATTGATATCGAGGCGAATTTCTTGCCAATTGCCATCGCGGAATAGTTGGGGTAAAGCTTCGGGATTATAGGGACCACAACCCACATTTAAAACCAGTTTTTTCGGGGATTTTAGCGCTGTTATCTCTGGGGGAGCATTCCAAGCTAATAAACAAATATTTTTCAAACCAAGCAAACCGTGATTAGCGACTTGATCATCTAAAATTATCTGGGCTTGGGGATGGGTTTTAATAAAATCTTTTATCGCCTGTTGGAGAGCAGGATGCTGACATTTATTGATGATAATTAAAGCGGAATCAGACCAGAATTTTTTGGCTAAAAGTAAGGAGATCAAAAGCGATCGATAGTCTTCGGCGGCATCGTAGTAATAAACTCCCAGCTTTTCTTCACTGTTTAATTCTTCGAGATCATCGAAAAAGTTTTCCGTTTCTTGATCGCTTAAAAATATCTGTTCTGATAGTTGAAAATCCTCCAAATCCTCAGATAATATAGTTAGCTTTTCTCCCGATGGATCGTATTTAAAAAAAGCTTCTACGCCATAACCGCAGCGATCGCTATTATCGCAGAAAGCGGCGACTAAACTACCGCGACGAAAACAACCCACTTGACAGTAAACCTCGTCCGGTTGCAGACAGGCAACGGCGAGATTGAGCAGGGGAAAGAGATTGCGATCGGGATAGGAGGCGGTTTTTTCGCTTAAAAGGGTTAATTGCTCGGAAATAGGCGACATCAAAGGCGATCCCCAATCCTGATACTGTTGGGGCAGTTTTTCTAAGAATTTCTGTAAATCCATGCTCTTGCAAAAGTGACGATCCTCACCCTTAATCATAGATCGTTGTGTTAGGGATGAAGTCACTGCCTTAATTGTGGAAGAGTGCTAATCTGATCTATTAGCCCATCAGCACAAGTAGACCAACTTCTGATATGCCCTACAACTGCTTCCAGATCAAATTTTGGGGAGTACGGGGGAGTATTCCCTGTCCAGGTTCGGAAACCGTTCGTTATGGTGGTAATACTTCCTGTGTGGAGATGCAAGTCGGTAGAGAAAGATTAATTTTTGACGGTGGTACAGGGTTACGCATCCTAGGACAGTCTTTGATGGCAGAAAGTCCAGCGAAAGCCCATTTATTTTTCAGCCACTCCCATTGGGATCATATTCAAGGTTTTCCTTTTTTGGCTCTTCGGTAATTGTTATGCAATGGACGGGGGTTATAAGGGATGGAACCCTTATATAGAAAGGCATTTAGCGATTTTTGTCAATTATTTTTGATCTAGAGCGAACTAATCAATTAAGTCTCTTACCAGATAAGGATTTAGTCGATTTATGACCCCCTATCGAACCATACCAAGTAACGAAGAACCCCTTTTTTTATCCCTGCTTTTATCCGGGGCAATACTTTTAAAATCTACGCAGTTCCCTCCCCCAACGGGGCAACCATCAAGCAAAAATTACACGATCAGATGTCACATCCCAATTTTCCCGTGCCTTTGCAGATTATGCGGGCCGATTTAGAATTTTATAATCTAGAAATGGGCGAAACCCTCCACTGTGGGGATGTCACCGTCGAAACCCGTCCTTTAAATCATCCAGGAGAAGCGGTGGGTTATCGGGTAAATTGGCAGGGTTTATCGGCAGCTTATATTACCGATACCGAACATTTTCCCGATCGCTTTGATGATAACGTTCTGGCTTTAGCCCGGCAAGCGGATGTGATGATTATTGATGCTACCTACACCGATGAGGAATACAACGATCCTAAGTATTCTAAGGTGGGTTGGGGTCATTCCACTTGGCAGCAGGCAGTCAAAATCGCCCGGGCAGCGCAAGTTAAGCAGTTAGTTCTATTTCATCACGATCCCGCCCATAATGACGATTTTCTTGATCGCATTGGGGAAGAGGCAAGAAAGATTTTCCCTGAAACTATTCTCGCCCGGGAAGGACTTTCGATCGAATTGCGGCCGGGAGATGATCAGATAGATGAAGTGTAATCTAAGTCACTGTTCCCCACCATGAAGATAACTGCTGTAGATGGTCAACAGCTTATCTCCGTGAGCGCAGATAGGATAGAATGGTATAACTTCATCTGGGATTTTCTCTGGTGCTATATTATAAAAATGTCCAATCAATCCTCACCTAACTCCACAGAAATACAAGCAATTTTTGATCAGATCGCTCCCGAATATGACCGCCTTAATCAAGAATTAAGTTTAGGATTACACCGCGTCTGGAAATTAATGACAGTCAAGTGGTGTCAACCCGAAAAAGGGGATTTTGCTCTCGATATCTGTTGTGGTAGCGGCGACCTGACTAACCTATTATCAAAACAAGTGGGTAAAACCGGCAAAGTGATCGGACTAGATTTTTCCCCACAACAATTAAAAATCGCCCGTCAACGTTTTAGCGCCACTAATATTAACTGGATGGAAGGGGATGCCCTCAATTTACCCTTTGCCGATTCTAGCTTTGATTGTGCCACTATCGGCTATGGATTACGCAATGTGGTCGATATTACCCAATGTCTGGGGGAATTATACCGAGTCCTGAAACCGGGTGCTAAAGCGGCGATTCTTGACTTCCATCAACCTACCCAAACCATCGCCAAACTATTCCAAAACTGGTATCTCGATCATATCGTCGTTCCCGCCGCCGAGCGCTACGGCTTAACTGACCAGTACGCTTATATTAGTCCCAGTATCGATCGCTTTCCCCAGGGCCGAGAACAGGTAAAATTAGGCTATCGGTCGGGATTTTCCGGTGCCGTTCACTATCCACTCCTAGCAGGACTGATGGGAGTGTTAGTCTTGAAGAAATAACTTACTCACATTTCCGTTTATTTTTTGCTGCTAAATTGAATCTCCCTACTCTTTGGACATGGATCTTACCGCCGATCGCGGGGGCAATTATTGGCTATTTTACGAACGATGTAGCCATAAAAATGCTATTTCGTCCCTACAAGGCGATTTATATCGGTAAGCGTCCTCTTCCCTTCACTCCGGGGTTAATTCCTCGCAATCAAGATCGATTAGCTGTCCGGGTATCGGATACGATCATGGGTTCCCTGTTAACCCCCGAGGAACTACAAAAACTGGCTAAACGACTCCTCGACACCGAAAGGGTACAGGGGGCGATCCTCTGGCTGTTACAATTAGCTTTAAAACAAATAAAAGGCGATCGGCAAGCAAAAACAGCCGAGATTTTGGCGGCGATTCTTCACGATTTATTCGGGGAATCTTTAGCGAGATTACTAAAAGTTTTAGCCCGACGGCAGGACTTTTTAGAAAAACAGATCAATCAAATTTTTGATCGCCTAGTCTTAGAATTTTCTCTCAGTGAACAACAGGCGCGACAATTCTCCGATTGGCTATTAGAAACTGTCCTACCTGCTGATGTTATCCGTCTAGCTTTAATCGATTTTTTAACCGATCGCAATATTCAAGTTATCGATGAAGGATTTCGGGAAAAAACCAGTGGAACCTATTGGGTAGTAGCCAATTTATTCGGTTTACGCAATGCCCTCGCCCGCTTACGCACTTTTTGCCTTGATGAAAAGGATTTAGCTAATACCAGAATCAAAGAATTATTACTATCTTTAGAGATGCGTAATCGTCTGAAAAACTGGTTACAAAGTATCTCTTTACAAAATTTACCTATCTCCACCGTCAGACAATTGCGTAAAACCACCAGGGATACGGTGCGAATTTATATTCAAGAAAGTGGCGAACAATTTCTGCAAGATTTTGGACAAACGATCGACTGGGATCAAATCGCTAATTTAATTATTAATCGTCTGCAATCCTCGGTGTCAATGACTACATCATTAGGGGTAATTAGTCAAGAGTTAGCGTTAATTTTAGAGCGTTATTTAGAGGAAGATTTAGAGAAATTAGTCGCCCAAATTATCCCGATTCTCAACATCGATCAGGTGATCCGCGATCGGGTGAATGCCACTTCCCCCGCCGATCTGGAAAATGCTATTCAAGGCATTGTTAAACAGGAATTACAGGGAATTGTTAATCTCGGTGGTATTCTCGGTCTTCTAGTCGGACTAATGCAAACAATTATTTTAATCGCACAGAATCCGGGGTAATAATTAGGGTCTGCTGAAAAAGTTTGTTGGTGGGGGCAGGGTGTGGGGTGTGGGGTGTAGGGTGTGGGGTGTGAATTTTCCCCCTGAAAAAGCCTTAATCTAACAAGGTTTTTAGATTTATTCAGCAAGCCCTAATTAGGGTTTGCGGCAAAAAGTACGGGCGAAGCATTCGGGCAATAACCTATCGGTGAAACCGTAGATTTTTTATCCGAATGCTTCGCCCCTACAGGACGCGGGCCGATGAAGACGCAAGGTTTTGAAGCACGATTCTCTCAAAATCTTGCACCTGTTTCGCGAGAAAAGCCACAAAACCCTTACCTTGCCTACATTTCACCTTTATTCAGCACACCCTAATTAGGTGGGTTAAACTAAGTTAAACACCCGCAATTATCCCGTTTATTTTTAAGGTAAAATCAAAAAACTTCCCTGACAGAAAAGAGTTTGATCGTCAAGAATAAAAGATTTAATCTCCACATCTTTGCCTAAATCGACGGTAAAGGGTTGCAAATCAATAGATAAATCTGGGGCTAAACCTTGCCATTGTCGGGGACTAATCCCTAAAGTGCGGGCATCTTCTAGGGTAATATCAGCGCTAAAAATTACTTCCGCACCTGTTTCTCTGTGGCCGAGAAGACAGAAATAACCCTGATTTAAGAGAACATTTTTCCAGTTAAAACGCTGTTGTGAGATAATTTCTCTGGCGTTAACAACTCCGTTATTTTCTAGGGAAAAAATTAGTAAATCGGCCAAAGCATTAACTAAAATAGTCGAGGCGATCGAATTATTTAAATCCTGCTCGTTAATTTCTACCTCACCGCTAACCCGAATAGGTTCCAAAATTTTTAGGGGTTTCCCTCGCAAAACCTGCCCGATATTAAGACGGATATTTTCCCCTCTTAATTGCGCTTTACCCAGATGTAAACCCTGATAAATCGCTTTTCCTACGGCTAAAAATACCCCGGGGATATAACCGCGCAAAATTTGCCGATCATGACCTTGCAGCTGCATTTCTAAATCTTCTA is a genomic window containing:
- a CDS encoding LmeA family phospholipid-binding protein; the protein is MWVNTQSEIISKVLPTAVRLFLRTQVEQIEDLEMQLQGHDRQILRGYIPGVFLAVGKAIYQGLHLGKAQLRGENIRLNIGQVLRGKPLKILEPIRVSGEVEINEQDLNNSIASTILVNALADLLIFSLENNGVVNAREIISQQRFNWKNVLLNQGYFCLLGHRETGAEVIFSADITLEDARTLGISPRQWQGLAPDLSIDLQPFTVDLGKDVEIKSFILDDQTLFCQGSFLILP
- a CDS encoding DUF445 domain-containing protein produces the protein MNLPTLWTWILPPIAGAIIGYFTNDVAIKMLFRPYKAIYIGKRPLPFTPGLIPRNQDRLAVRVSDTIMGSLLTPEELQKLAKRLLDTERVQGAILWLLQLALKQIKGDRQAKTAEILAAILHDLFGESLARLLKVLARRQDFLEKQINQIFDRLVLEFSLSEQQARQFSDWLLETVLPADVIRLALIDFLTDRNIQVIDEGFREKTSGTYWVVANLFGLRNALARLRTFCLDEKDLANTRIKELLLSLEMRNRLKNWLQSISLQNLPISTVRQLRKTTRDTVRIYIQESGEQFLQDFGQTIDWDQIANLIINRLQSSVSMTTSLGVISQELALILERYLEEDLEKLVAQIIPILNIDQVIRDRVNATSPADLENAIQGIVKQELQGIVNLGGILGLLVGLMQTIILIAQNPG
- the ubiE gene encoding bifunctional demethylmenaquinone methyltransferase/2-methoxy-6-polyprenyl-1,4-benzoquinol methylase UbiE yields the protein MSNQSSPNSTEIQAIFDQIAPEYDRLNQELSLGLHRVWKLMTVKWCQPEKGDFALDICCGSGDLTNLLSKQVGKTGKVIGLDFSPQQLKIARQRFSATNINWMEGDALNLPFADSSFDCATIGYGLRNVVDITQCLGELYRVLKPGAKAAILDFHQPTQTIAKLFQNWYLDHIVVPAAERYGLTDQYAYISPSIDRFPQGREQVKLGYRSGFSGAVHYPLLAGLMGVLVLKK
- a CDS encoding class I SAM-dependent methyltransferase, producing the protein MDLQKFLEKLPQQYQDWGSPLMSPISEQLTLLSEKTASYPDRNLFPLLNLAVACLQPDEVYCQVGCFRRGSLVAAFCDNSDRCGYGVEAFFKYDPSGEKLTILSEDLEDFQLSEQIFLSDQETENFFDDLEELNSEEKLGVYYYDAAEDYRSLLISLLLAKKFWSDSALIIINKCQHPALQQAIKDFIKTHPQAQIILDDQVANHGLLGLKNICLLAWNAPPEITALKSPKKLVLNVGCGPYNPEALPQLFRDGNWQEIRLDINTAVNPDILGTITDLSAVPDNSVDAVFSSHNLEHIYHYEVPIALEEFKRILKPEGFLMIVVPDMQTAAEFVARGDMENEPLYISPGGPVRALWMFYGMGTEVPGMPYMAHKTGFTSQNLNRKLQEANFARVEVIRTEFELVAFGYKSEIGDRKMGKWGDREIGG